A stretch of Geotrypetes seraphini chromosome 2, aGeoSer1.1, whole genome shotgun sequence DNA encodes these proteins:
- the LOC117354802 gene encoding dnaJ homolog subfamily C member 1-like produces the protein NEKKTKEKEEALAQTELEALQKEKKPKVKKPKLEFPVYIVSEANVFVPSYDQGVSIEEIEEQMDDWLENRSKPPKKKAPEWTEEDLSLLTRSMVKFPGGTPGRWEKIAHELGRSVADVTTKTKQMKDAVTCTPGMARFSELKATVQNLKNAKASINLSDNILTQREEEGSHDLDEGNILINQGEITMETRHRKRKSVKVLDTTLGEQEELETKYRVRRQKDFGSIEQDEEEEEDNGDDITKKVKGRLSEELWTQNQQKLLEMALQQYPKGTSERWDKIAKCVPGKSKEECVTRYKLLVELVQKKKQAKS, from the coding sequence aatgaaaagaaaacaaaggagAAGGAGGAAGCTCTTGCTCAAACTGAACTGGAAGCACTTCAGAAGGAGAAAAAACCCAAGGTCAAGAAACCAAAATTGGAGTTTCCAGTATATATAGTTTCAGAAGCTAATGTATTTGTACCATCATATGACCAGGGAGTTAGCATTGAAGAAATTGAAGAACAGATGGATGATTGGTTGGAAAACAGAAGCAAACCACCCAAAAAAAAGGCACCTGAATGGACAGAAGAGGACCTTAGCCTGCTGACAAGAAGTATGGTTAAGTTCCCAGGAGGGACCCCAGGTCGATGGGAAAAGATTGCTCATGAACTGGGTCGATCAGTAGCAGATGTTACAACAAAAACCAAACAGATGAAGGATGCAGTGACATGTACTCCAGGTATGGCTAGATTCTCTGAATTAAAAGCGACAGTTCAGAATCTGAAGAATGCAAAGGCAAGTATAAATCTATCAGACAATATACTCACACAACGAGAAGAAGAGGGCAGTCATGACCTGGATGAAGGAAATATTTTGATAAATCAGGGTGAGATAACTATGGAAACCAGACATCGGAAACGGAAATCAGTCAAAGTCTTAGATACCACTTTGGGGGAGCAAGAGGAGTTGGAAACCAAATACAGAGTGAGGCGCCAAAAGGATTTTGGCAGCATTGAACAagatgaagaggaggaagaggataaTGGTGATGACATTACAAAAAAGGTGAAAGGCCGTCTTTCTGAAGAATTGTGgactcaaaatcagcaaaaacTCCTTGAAATGGCATTACAGCAGTATCCAAAAGGAACATCTGAGCGATGGGACAAGATTGCAAAATGCG